The genomic window AATTATCTATTGAATATTGGACCAGACGCACAGGGTTTATTTCCTCCAGAAAGTGTAGAACGCTTAAAAGATATGGGCGAATGGACAGAAATTAATGGAGAATCGATTTATGGTGCAAAAGCTAGCCCTTACAACACTCCAAAATGGGGACGATATACAAGTAAAGACGGTATAGTATACGCTCACATTTTTGAATGGCCTAATGATGGTGTGCTTTTGCTAGACAAAAGTATAAATGCGAAAAAGGCATTACTATTGTCTGACTCCAAAACCAAATTAAAAATTAATTCTACTACTTTAGGTCAAAAAATAAGTTTACCCGCAAATGCGCAAAATGTTATTGCTACTGTTATTAAGTTAGAAGTAAAATAGTTTTAATTTTAGTTTAGTGAATGTATTGTTAGTTACACCCACTCTTGGAATAGGGAGAGGGTGTTTGTTTTCAGTTTAAAGCATTACCCAATATGAGTGTCTTGAAAAATCAAATGGGATTTTGAAGATACATTTGAAGACTATGATACAACATAGAAAAACAACCGCTAACAACGCATAAAAATAATAGCCGAAACAGCAGTGTTTTCAAGGATTGTAGCCCGCTTCAACTATCTTGTAGTTTGACAGTTAAGTGTTACGCAGTCGGCTACTATTCTTATACTAAACGTTACCTGCAAGCTGAAAAAAATAAGAATGACAAGAAACGTCCTAATCCTGATTCTAATTATTAATATCTCAAGTTCTTTTGCACAAGAAAATTTTAAAGAATATTACTATCAAATTGGAACAAAAAAAGAAATCAAAATTTATGAATACGTTGACAAAAATAATCCGAAAAGAATTGAGTATTGGAAAGTAACTACAAATCCGAAAACAAAAATAATTCTAACGGAATCTTTCACAACTGATTTTAGGCTTTACAATATTTTTGAGGAAGAACTAAAAGTTGATGGAGCGAAAATAATTAGCTACACAGATTTTGAGAAAATTGACAGTGGAGAAAACATACGTATTAATGGAATTATAATCGACAAAGATGTTTACAAATGGAATGACAAAAATAAATACAAGTATTCTGTAAAATATAAAAGTCTAAAGTATGGAAATGAGCAATTCATAAAAGAGCGGACTAAAAATAGTTTTGAAAACATAGACGTTAAAGGAACTAACTACTCAACACTAAAGTTTATGGATGAATACGAGATTAAATCACTCGATTCTGACCAAAGCTATGAGTTTTATCAATTTACATATTACGCAAAAGATATTGGTATGGTAAAGTATCAAAGATATCACCCAGACGGAACAACAGTTGAATTAGAATTAACCAAAATTCTAACTGAAAATGAATTTAAGAACCTGATAAAGAAAGCCAGCAGGTAACACCGTGTATAATTAATTGCTTGGGTCTGTGTGTACTCGGAAAATCCTTCGGATTTCCCTAACGTTCGGTTTCCTTTTACTAAATTAGTTGCTGAACCACGCAACTAACCATACACAAACCGTTGTAGCACATTTGAGAAATGACTAACGAAATTCCAAAATATATAGGAGACCTTTTAGAAAGGTATGAAAAAGGAGAGCGTGAATTTCCAAACTGTGACTTTGAAGAACACGAAAATCTTCAACATTTGACTTTGGACGATTCTAATCTTCAGGGTTCTACATTTTTTAGTGCAGATTTTACTGGAACGAGTTTTCGGAATTGTAATTTAAAAAATTGTGGATTCAAATGCTGTAAATTTGATAGTATTGACTTTACAAATGCTGACTTGAGTGGAAGTCTTTTAAGTGGAGCAGAATTTATTGATTGTAAATTTTCGAATACTAAATTTGACGGAGCTGACTGGTATGGACATACAATTACAACTGACGAATTTATGAATCGAGTAATTAAACAAAAACAATGAATCCAAAAACGACTGACTTTCTTTTTGGATGTAAGAATTTATATAATTTATCAATCCATCCTTTTGACTTTGATAAATCTGACCGAAATGAATACAAGCAACTGATTGAACTCGGAAAGGAAATAATTACTAAAGATGGAATTCAAAGTTTCGCTGGATTTGTTTCGGAATATCAATATCGTGTCGGAATTTGGTCATCTATGATTGCTTTGGAATTTGGAAAACCTGACCAAAATGAGATATTAATTATTAGCGGAACTAAAACTATATTTTCCGCTTGCTTGGAAAAAATTGAGCAGAACGAAATAAATGAATTGCCGACTGAAATTAATGAAAACAAAAAAAGTTGGATTGAAAAAATAAAAACGTGCTACAACACTGTATATAGCAAATAGGGGGTTCGGTGGTTTATGAAAGTTCAGCTCTATTAATCAACACCGCCAAATCGTTGATTTGGCTTTTAAAATGAATAAGTTGAAAAAAAATTACAACGCTTTGGCTCAGTGCAAAATTGAAAGTTTAGTACTTTTAAATGCCCTACTTACCATACACTAAACGTTGTAAACAAGCTCAAGAATAATATGAACTTCTTCAGAAAATTATTTAAGAAAAAGAATCCAGAAGATGAAATGGACCAAATATTGGAAAACCTATTTGGAAAAGATGATGAAGATATAAATTTCATTGTCGCTTTTTTGAATGATAAAATAATGCCGATTGAAAGAGGAGAAATTTACGAAGACCCTTTAGACGAATTCCTAAAAGCAAATAACATTGGGGAGGTTTTAGGAGCTGGAACTACTCAACTACCATCTGGAGAATTAGAATGGTGTAATATTGATATTCAATTGTATTCAGAAGATATTGATAAAAACATAATCAAATTAATAACAGATAAACTAACAGAATTTGGTGCACCAAAAGGTTCAAGAATTGTGATTGACAAAACGGATGAACGGATTTATTTTGGCGAAAAAGAAGGACTCGGAATCTATCTAGACGGAATAAATTTAGACAAAGAAGTTTATGAAAAAACTGACTCTAATATTGTGCTTTCTGAAATTAAAAAACTTACAAACGATAATTCTAAAGCAACACGATATTGGCAAGGACAAAATGAAACAGGACTTTATTTCTATTCTGATTCGTTTGAAAAAATGAATGAATCAATAAAAGAATTCGTTGCAGAATATCCATTATGTGAAAATGCAAGAATCGAGAAAATAGCATAAAAGCCAGTTTACAACACCGTATATAATTTATTGCTGGTTTCTCGCTTACTTACGAAAGTCCTCGCGGACTTTGAACTGCCCCCCAAAAGTTAGACACTATTTGAGGGTATTATTATGGGAAGAAAAGTCAAGTATGATTACGCATTTAAACTTCGATGTGTAAAGCAAGTTTTAAAAAATCACCAAACAGTTGAAGATGTGTCTAAGTTATATGGTTGTCATCATACAACCCTTCATGATTGGATTCGATTTTATGAAAAATATGGTAAAAAAGCACTATTACCAAGAAAAACCAAAGTGTATAGCATTCCTTTTAAACTTAAAGTTTTAAAAGCTATTGACAAAGATTCATTATCTTTCAGTCAAGCTTGTTTAGAATTTAATATTCCTACTAAATCTGTAATTATGAAGTGGCAACGTAATTATAAAAAAGAGGGTATTGTAGGCTTAAACATTAAACCTAGAGGTAAACCAAAATCTATGCAATTTAAGAGAGCTAAAAAAAAGTCTAATAAACCTTTAACAAGAGAAGAGGAACTTTTATTAGAAAATGAATCATTACGTGCAGAACTGGACTTGCTAAAAAAGTTACAGGCCTTAATTCAACAAGAGCAAAACAAAAAGCAAAAGCCATAACAGAATTAAGGCATAAGTATGATTTAGATATTTTATTATATCATACGAACATGGCGAAGTAGTTATTATTATCATCATAAAAGAAGTCTTTTAGTTGATAAATATAAAGAGATAAAACTATTGATTCATCAAATATATCATCGTCACAAAGGAAGATATGGCTATAGAAGAATCTCTTTAGAAATCAACAAAATAGGCACTCTAATAAATCATAAAACAGTACTCAAGTTAATGCGTGAATTAGGTTTAAAAAGTTTAGTCAGAGCTAAAAGATACAAGTCTTATAAAGGGCGAATAGGAGAAACAGCTCCTAATATATTACAACGAAATTTTAAAGCTATTAGGCCAAATAAAAAATGGGCTACCGATATTACAGAATTTAAAGTTTTAGGAAAAAAACTATATCTATCTCCAATAATTGATCTCTTTAATAGAGAAATAATAAGTTATCAATTATCTGAAAAACCTGATTTTAAACAAGTAGCTATTATGCTGAAAAAGTCTTTTAAGAAAATACCAGATCAAACAAATTTAATATTACATTCAGATCAAGGATGGCAGTATCAAATGAAACAGTATCGAAGATTATTAACAGAAAAAGGAATTACTCAGAGTATGTCTCGTAAAGGAAATTGTTTAGATAACGCTGTGATAGAAAATTTCTTCGGTATTCTAAAATCTGAATTGTTTTATATAAATAAATATAAGTCGATATCTCAGTTAAAAAAAGAGATTAAAGTCTATATAAAATATTATAATAATGAGAGAATTAAACAAAATTTAAATGGTATGAGCCCGATTGAATATCGAGCTAATTATTATCAAAATTAATTATAAATTTGTCTAAACATTTGGGTGCACTTCACTTTCTTGGTCGGTAATTATTCACTAAATTAGGTGCTTAAAACACGCAACAAACCATATACAAACACGTTAGTGCCAATTCAATGAAAAACTCAATATTTTATATTATAATATTAATAACAAATTTAATATCTGCACAAGAAAAATCTATTGATGATTATGTGTCGAATATATGGAATATAGATCACACAGGTTCTGTGAAATCAATTTTCATAGAACGACTTGAGTTTTATAGAAACAAAGAGTCAAGAATAGATACATCTAGAATTACAAATAAAGTTTTTTATGATAAAAAAAATAACCTCATAAAACGAAATGATTATTCGGAAGGCTTAAAAGAACCTACTCAAATAATTTACTATGATACTTTAAATAGAGTTTCAAAGATTATACGAAAACATAAAGGAGAAATAACAGAGGTTTTCAAACAATACTTTAGTAGTATTTCCGAATATCCAGACTCGTTGAATATTTTTGAAAAAGGTATAAAAACTCAATACATTAATCATTTTTCAAATATTCTACTTACCAAAAAAGAATTTTTCAGAAACGATACATTAAGGCATTATAATTTATATAAGTACAATTCTTACAATCAGTTAACAAAAAAGTTGTTTATTAATACTAAAAATGGTTTTGGAGTAATTTTAGATAAAAGTTTTACAGGAAATAAATCCGAAAAACATTTAAATGCAAATGATTCCACTATTTATAAATATCAAAAAAAAATAGATACATTAATAATTAAAAAATACAGATATAACAAACTCGATAAAATTATAAAAAAAATAAAAAATAAAAACTTGGAAATTGTGATTGAAGATGATTTCTGGAATGGAAAGTTAAATTCAAGATTCTCAAATTATAAATGGAAAGATTCCATAAAAACTGAATATCTTAGATTCAATAAAAAACTTGAAGTTGATGAATATAAAAATATAACTACATCGAAAGATAAGATAATTAAAAGGTGGAAAAATAGTATGACAAATGAAAGACCTGAAAATGTAGAAATAAAAACTATTCAAACAAAATATGACAAATTTAATAATTGGATAAATAAAACATACATACTTAATGGATTGATTGAAAAAGAAATTAACAGGAAAATTGAATATAACTGGCACTAACACCATATATAATTTATTGCTTGCTTTTTGCCTACTTACGAAAATCCTCGCGGATTTTCTTGGGCTTTAATTATTTACTAAATTAGTTGCTTAAACCACGCAACAAACCATATATAAACACGTTATGTTTAATTAAAAAAAAATGAAGGAACTTATAACTACAATTTTGATTTTATTCTATATTTCAGCTTATTCTCAAGAAAGTTTAATTTTAGAAAATATAGACTTAAATCAAAATATGAGACTGATTGGAATGTATCCTCATTATGATAAGGAGAAAACTTTTGAAAAATACAACTTTATGATTAAGGATTTTAAAGTATTAGATTCTCTATCTCAATTGTTGACTAAAGGAAAAGAAGTCAAAAATCAATTTACAAAAGGTGAATTTAATATTCGACTTTTTGAAGGAGATAAGAAATTAAAAACCTGGTCTTTTAATCCAAAATATTCTTACATAAGAATTGATGGTAAATCTTATGAATTTAGTGCTACTCAAATTTTGAATTTAGCAAAAAATTATCCATTAGAATATTCATTTAATGAAATGAGTTTTACATCCGAAAAAGAATTCTATAAGGAATATGAAAATTTAAAACTAAATGAAAATTTACTTTTTGTTTATAAACCTAATTTTAAGTTTGGCGGAAAATTTGAAGTCAAGTTCTTAAAAACAAAAAAATTTAAGCACCCAAAAGCAATTATAGAATACCTGAATAAATACATAAATAAAAGTAGGAAAAAACATGAATATAGAACTTATTACGTGTTAACGAATTATAATAAAAAAAATAGAAATCAATACACAATGACAATTGAATCAGATTTAGAATTATTTGAAAATTTTAAGATTAAAGAAGGAGAAAAAGGAAAATGGATTCAGAAGGAATATACTGCTACTATTTTTATGAAGGAAAATAACTAAACATAACACCGTGTATAAAAAATCGCTATATTTAGCTAAACTAAAACTTGTTGCTTCTTTGCAAACTTCTGAATTTCCGCTGGAAATTCCTCGTTCACAAAATCGCAACTTTTAATACACAACAACGTTGTGGGCAAGTCTTCAACAAGAAATACATAACTATAATTTAGCTTCATAAAGAAGCATATTTGCCAAGTTCAGGCATTAAAACTCAATTTTTTTAGGCACACAAAACACAAAAATTTTAGCTAACATTTTGGTCTATTTACTTTTGTTACTCCCTGGCGGATGAGCGCTATCATGAATATTTTTTTGGTCGTTTTCCTTTTGCTAGTTTTTGGTATTAAATTTTTGTTTTTTTACCAGTGGTCAGTTCTTATCTGCTAACATTGAAAACTCCAATCTTTACGCTTTATTTTTTGGTCAGGTTTTATTTGAAAAGAAAAAAAATCAGTTTCTAGATATTGGTTATTCTTTTTATACTAAGTCTCAAAAAAGACATCAAAACCTGCCCACAACAACGTCTAAAATTTATTGCTTTATAATTCTCTTTTGGAAATATCGTAAGATTTTACTTTAACTCGTTTCTTTTTACTAATTTAGTGTATAAATTACGCAACAAACATTATACGCGTTACGTTAGGCACAATTTGACAGACCAATGAAATTAACGATTTTAATATTACTTTTTTCTACCATTTCTGGATTTAGTCAAGAAATTAAATTCAATCTATTTTTGAAAGATTCTTGCTCAAACGAAATTGAAAGAAGTGATTACTATCATCTTGAAAAGGACGGAACCAAGTATAATATATCGGACTTTGACGGAACAATAATTCTTCTGACTAAAGGAGAGTATAAACTTGTCGCAACCGAAATTGGAGAAGTACGTAAAATTGTAATTGACAAACTAATAAATTCAGACACTTTAGTTAAACCGAGAATCGAAGAATATATAAAAAAGACAAATGTTTCCTATAAAAAAGGCACAAGTCGGGAACAACTTAAAAAACTTGGAATAATTCCTAACTATAAGTTTATGAATTGCGAAAAGGTTTGTGACGGAATTGAAACTGATTATTACTCAAACGGAAAAATTCGGCTGAAAGCGGAATTTAAAAACGGACTTGTAATCGGAGAATTAAAAAGATATTATCAAAACGGAAAAATTAAAGAAGTTTCTGTTTATGACAATGACGGAATTTTAATAAAAACAACTCTGTTTAACGAAAATGGAGAAATAAAAAAAGAATAAAAACTGTGCCTAACACCGTATAAAAATAATTGCGGTTTAGTGCTAAAAAAAAGGTAGTTGCGTGTTTGCTACATCTGATTTTCCTTCGGAAAATCCTCGCATACAAACCCGCAACTATTCTTATACATCAACGTTGGCAACAATATGACAAAACGCAGAAACAACAGCAAACGAAGTCGATTTTCGATTTTATTTCCAATTTTGACAATAATCGGAATTGGTGTTATAACTGCTATTGTGACAAATTATGAACCAAATTGGACCTATAATTGGAATGGAATAAGAAAAGAAATAAAAGATTCTTTACAAGTTGCGGAATCACGTGGAATTACTAGCGGAATTGGTGGAATGGGAATTTCAACAAAAAACGAAGTTGACAGAAGAAGATGGATTATGAAAAACGCAACCGAATCGGAACTTCTTAAACTGACTGAATACCCAAACGGAATTATAAAAGGGATTGCGTACGAAGGACTTTTAAGAAAAAAGGAATTTCCCAATAAAACAGAATTGACTTTAAAAGCAATTCGTGATACAACATACCAGATAGATTATCAATCGGGTTGTTTAGGTTGGAATATGGACATTGGCGAATATCTTGTGCAAAATGTTTTGTTAATTGACGACGAAATTCCACCACCTGAAAGATTACCGGATTTTGGTTTAACCGAAATGGAAAAAGAAAAGATTCTAACTGAATTTAGAAAAGTAC from Algibacter sp. L1A34 includes these protein-coding regions:
- a CDS encoding pentapeptide repeat-containing protein gives rise to the protein MTNEIPKYIGDLLERYEKGEREFPNCDFEEHENLQHLTLDDSNLQGSTFFSADFTGTSFRNCNLKNCGFKCCKFDSIDFTNADLSGSLLSGAEFIDCKFSNTKFDGADWYGHTITTDEFMNRVIKQKQ
- a CDS encoding helix-turn-helix domain-containing protein; this encodes MGRKVKYDYAFKLRCVKQVLKNHQTVEDVSKLYGCHHTTLHDWIRFYEKYGKKALLPRKTKVYSIPFKLKVLKAIDKDSLSFSQACLEFNIPTKSVIMKWQRNYKKEGIVGLNIKPRGKPKSMQFKRAKKKSNKPLTREEELLLENESLRAELDLLKKLQALIQQEQNKKQKP
- a CDS encoding IS3 family transposase, with translation MKLLIHQIYHRHKGRYGYRRISLEINKIGTLINHKTVLKLMRELGLKSLVRAKRYKSYKGRIGETAPNILQRNFKAIRPNKKWATDITEFKVLGKKLYLSPIIDLFNREIISYQLSEKPDFKQVAIMLKKSFKKIPDQTNLILHSDQGWQYQMKQYRRLLTEKGITQSMSRKGNCLDNAVIENFFGILKSELFYINKYKSISQLKKEIKVYIKYYNNERIKQNLNGMSPIEYRANYYQN
- a CDS encoding toxin-antitoxin system YwqK family antitoxin yields the protein MKLTILILLFSTISGFSQEIKFNLFLKDSCSNEIERSDYYHLEKDGTKYNISDFDGTIILLTKGEYKLVATEIGEVRKIVIDKLINSDTLVKPRIEEYIKKTNVSYKKGTSREQLKKLGIIPNYKFMNCEKVCDGIETDYYSNGKIRLKAEFKNGLVIGELKRYYQNGKIKEVSVYDNDGILIKTTLFNENGEIKKE